The Bombus huntii isolate Logan2020A chromosome 6, iyBomHunt1.1, whole genome shotgun sequence genome window below encodes:
- the LOC126866562 gene encoding PHD finger protein 20 isoform X4: MSVKSSTSYAQEDLDLINSEILNLEQSTSSLNSGLKTLKSNNCGETCSSRPEPSVNSFNLLDSTELLDNGYRTCSVKQENVCTVQQEINKNSEIEVNTMAVQLGIVESDIAIKHIQKDLAIKEELKSMEVEDEKIFDKPEELKPKIFNRGGLKFFPGAKLEAKDFNEKWYSAKVVETDWDEREVLIRFDKWSSRFDEWIPMDSSRLRVLQTQSNEQTWNLPSQETKMKDFSMGERILATWADGRKYPAKVNAVLGNDRYDVLFDDGYTKTIKSSKMTKIATTVTKQTSQTEEYIGSKQERRDKKRKHTVMELFHTHYRRRSKNETDKLIKKEGIIVNENVECFSENKIDLDGTLFGPCYDPGTDLLRGFDTNVSKMKAYPKKSKKEVSKSEIDQVEDVGPEWIDGEPQGTESYIVDGNDGPRRSIIVADRRLPPGWQKHFTQRKAGTSAGKWDVLFLHKSSGKKFRSKNDIRAFMENQGQFDFDPEKFDFCIHRKKKNQSQKVKQDIVVDTPKKIKTLLPKTKATPITENSLPVPPSTPVTTLLSTSSTSIKDGAVFIGGLRVEMEDSAYKCPKQGCSKTFRKENLLQMHIKHYHPEYSKFLGSTPNVADLAYARTIGESVEDIIPKKSNNLLEKCNKFGKRKFIQDKSLYVSSSSVTNTLQPISPTAIVPTTVETEDEVDQMEKSNDVQTDDIKMDRMSPSSSHSLDMDDEIEQKQEDTCAMSPGTLFDMKIREEKTQSGIKTLLPVRPAMSSEAQRIDRSKSLDEAIHIDKIKGQRKRQLSEYSSDALNRSKRRHEFPDEYGDLDDSTMDIEGAGPTTPTYRYSRRKSDSKSDENSQSSQLNDSRVEKDDPLKGNIGKKDTNDGEENEGVMMMINGEMVKVEQLRREEIINCTCGFMEEDGLMIQCDLCLCWQHGHCNAIEKERDVPEKYVCFICRNPYRQRLSKKYFHDQDWIKEGKLPTLSSRTKNQHRVNQRTAMLKRSYDLVAALLHIQQVLHSLRVKINVAQKKDHPKLYLWAKNWEKVEVPKPNVTLVPIMEIMKVGKECTDIPSEGFHRTEVKTEAKFSLRDDHDEKSIASDSELMKILEEDNITPDESKINGKKEDIIHQTKSNILLDALTKNDTSEGKYTNSLPSEVKTDTDLLTNQSDIYENNVSPTTISANHMHEELNEHEMSAPLQPFIPQPEAPIDPGECRMRLLEHIEHFQHHIDAKLTFIEAEVCALEAMDPEDTSTLDVEPRTKQTVQMLVRDLNTVRKLAALCRI; this comes from the exons ATGTCTGTAAAATCATCAACTTCTTATGCACAGGAAGATTTAGATCTTATTAATTCTGAAATTCTGAACTTAGAACAATCTACCTCTTCACTGAATTCTGGTCTCAAAACATTAAAGTCTAATAATTGTGGAGAAACATGTTCTTCTCGACCAGAACCATCAGTTAATTCCTTCAATTTACTAGATTCAACAGAATTACTTGATAATGGATATAGGACCTGTAGTGTGAAACAAGAAAATGTATGTACTGTGCAACaagagataaataaaaattcagaaATAGAAGTGAATACTATGGCAGTGCAATTAGGCATTGTTGAATCTGATATAGCAATAAAACATATACAAAAAGATTTGGCCATTAAAGAGGAACTGAAAAGTATGGAAGTCGaagatgaaaaaatatttgataaaccAGAAGAATTAAAAccaaaaatttttaatcgagGTGGACTAAAATTTTTTCCTGGAGCCAAATTGGAAGCAAAagatttcaatgaaaaatg GTATTCAGCAAAAGTAGTTGAAACTGATTGGGATGAACGAGAAGTATTGATACGTTTTGACAAGTGGAGTTCAAGGTTTGATGAATGGATACCAATGGATAGTTCAAGATTACGTGTATTGCAAACACAATCAAA CGAACAAACCTGGAATCTACCATCTCA GGaaacaaaaatgaaagatttttCAATGGGAGAAAGGATACTTGCTACGTGGGCTGATGGTAGAAAATATCCAGCTAAAGTAAATGCCGTCTTAGGAAACG ATAGATATGATGTACTGTTTGATGATGGATATACAAAGACAATTAAATCGtcaaaaatgacaaaaatcgCTACAACAGTCACAAAG CAAACTAGTCAAACTGAAGAATATATAGGAAGCAAGCAAGAAAGAAGAgataagaaaagaaagcaTACAGTGATGGAGTTATTTCATACACATTATAGAAGACGTTCAAAAAATGAAAcagataaattaataaaaaaggaaggaaTTATAGTTAATGAAAATGTAGAATGCTTTtcggaaaataaaattgatttagATGGAACTTTATTTGGGCCTTGCTATGATCCAGGCACAGATTTATTACGTGGGTTTGACACCAATGTATCTAAAATGAAAGCTTATcctaaaaaaagtaaaaaggaaGTATCTAAGAGTGAAATAGATCAAGTAGAAGATGTGGGTCCCGAATGGATTGATGGAGAACCTCAGGGAACTGAATCTTATATAGTGGATGGAAATGATG GACCACGTCGATCAATAATAGTTGCAGACAGAAGATTACCACCTGGATGGCAAAAACATTTTACTCAAAGAAAAGCTGGTACATCAGCTGGAAAATGGGATGTCTTATTTCTTCATAAATCAAGTGGAAAAAAATTTAGATCAAAAAATGATATTAGggcatttatggaaaatcaGGGGCAATTCGACTTTGATCcagaaaaatttgatttttgcattcatcgaaaaaagaaaaatcaaagtCAAAAAGTAAAACAAGATATCGTTGTGGATACTCCAAAAAAGATTAAGACTTTATTGCCTAAAACAAAGGCAACACCAATAACTGAGAATTCTTTACCTGTTCCCCCAAGTACACCAGTTACAACATTATTATCTACATCAAGTACATCTATTAAAGATGGTG CTGTTTTTATTGGTGGACTTCGAGTAGAAATGGAGGACAGTGCTTATAAATGTCCGAAACAAGGGTGTAGTAAAACATTTAGGAAGGAAAATCTTCTACAAATGCATATAAAACATTATCATCCAgaatattcgaaatttttgGGATCTACGCCAAATGTTGCAGATTTAGCTTATGCAAGAACAATTGGGGAATCTGTTGAAGATATTATTCCAAAAAAGTCAAATAATTTGTTAGAAAAGTGCAATAAATTTGGGAagagaaaatttattcaaGATAAATCATTGTATGTTTCATCATCTTCTGTAACAAATACTCTTCAACCTATATCGCCAACAGCAATTGTACCAACAACAGTAGAAACAGAGGATGAAGTAGACCAAATGGAAAAATCCAATGATGTGCAAACAGACGATATTAAAATGGATAGAATGTCTCCAAGTTCTAGTCATAGTTTAGATATGGATGATGAAATTGAACAAAAACAGGAAGATACGTGTGCAATGTCACCAGGAACACTATTTGATATGAAAattagggaagaaaaaacGCAAAGTGGCATTAAGACACTTCTTCCGGTAAGACCAGCCATGTCTTCAGAAGCACAGCGAATTGATAGATCAAAGTCTTTAGATGAAGCTATTCATATCGACAAAATAAAAGGTCAAAGGAAACGACAATTATCAGAATATAGTTCTGATGCATTAAACAGAAGTAAAAGGCGACATG AATTTCCGGATGAGTATGGTGATTTAGATGATAGTACTATGGATATAGAAGGAGCAGGACCGACTACACCCACGTATAGGTATAGTCGCAGAAAATCAGATTCAAAATCAGATGAAAATAGCCAAAGTA gTCAACTAAACGATTCGCGTGTTGAAAAGGATGATCCTTTGAAAGGGAATATTGGTAAAAAAGATACTAATGATGGGGAAG AGAATGAAGGAGTTATGATGATGATCAATGGTGAAATGGTGAAAGTGGAGCAGCTTCGTAgggaagaaataataaattgcacTTGTGGATTTATGGAAGAAGATGGTTTAATGATTCAATGCGACCTTTGTTTGTGTTGGCAACATGGTCACTGCAATGCAATAGAAAAGGAGAGGGATGTACCTGAGAAATatgtttgttttatttgtCGGAATCCATATCGGCAACGATTAtccaaaaaatattttcatgatCAAGATTGGATAAAGGAAGGGAAGCTACCAACATTATCTAGCCGAACAAAAAATCAGCATCGAGTTAATCAAAGAACAGCTATGTTAAAACGTTCTTATGATCTAGTTGCTGCTCTTTTACACATTCAGCAAGTTTTACACAGTTTAAGAGTAAAAATCAATGTAGCTCA AAAGAAAGATCATCCAAAGCTATATCTGTGGGCCAAAAATTGGGAAAAAGTTGAAGTACCAAAACCAAATGTTACACTAGTACCAATCATGGAGATTATGAAAGTAGGAAAAGAATGTACAGATATTCCAAGTGAAGGTTTTCATCGAACTGAAGTAAAAACGGAAGCAAAGTTCAGTTTAAGAGATGATCATGATGAAAAGTCGATAGCCTCAGATTCAGAATTAATGAAGATATTAGAAGAAGATAATATAACTCCAGATGAATCTAAAATTAACGGCAAAAAGGAAGATATTATACATCAAACTAAAAGTAATATTCTTCTCGATGCACTTACGAAAAATGATACTTCAGAAGGAAAATATACAAACTCATTACCTTCAGAGGTGAAAACAGATACag ATTTGTTAACCAATCAATCAGATATATACGAGAATAACGTATCACCGACAACTATATCAGCGAATCACATGCATGAAGAACTAAATGAACATGAAATGTCAGCACCGTTGCAACCTTTCATACCACAACCAGAAGCGCCAATTGACCCAGGAGAATGTCGAATGCGATTATTAGAACACATAGAACATTTTCAGCATCATATAGATGcaaaattaacatttatcgAGGCAGAAGTTTGTG CTTTAGAAGCTATGGATCCTGAAGATACATCTACCTTAGATGTTGAGCCCCGAACTAAACAAACGGTTCAAATGCTTGTTCGAGATTTAAACACCGTACGAAAATTAGCTGCTTTATgtcgaatataa
- the LOC126866562 gene encoding PHD finger protein 20 isoform X3 gives MKRRRVASHVKRISLVRTMRMARKCCVRSCEADVQDARAKGLPLHKFPKDINLRNRWLTSGGFEASFKPSPGQVVCHRHFKRADYEAAKGHKLLLRKGSVPSVFADYDNHPDPVIMSVKSSTSYAQEDLDLINSEILNLEQSTSSLNSGLKTLKSNNCGETCSSRPEPSVNSFNLLDSTELLDNGYRTCSVKQENVCTVQQEINKNSEIEVNTMAVQLGIVESDIAIKHIQKDLAIKEELKSMEVEDEKIFDKPEELKPKIFNRGGLKFFPGAKLEAKDFNEKWYSAKVVETDWDEREVLIRFDKWSSRFDEWIPMDSSRLRVLQTQSNEQTWNLPSQETKMKDFSMGERILATWADGRKYPAKVNAVLGNDRYDVLFDDGYTKTIKSSKMTKIATTVTKQTSQTEEYIGSKQERRDKKRKHTVMELFHTHYRRRSKNETDKLIKKEGIIVNENVECFSENKIDLDGTLFGPCYDPGTDLLRGFDTNVSKMKAYPKKSKKEVSKSEIDQVEDVGPEWIDGEPQGTESYIVDGNDGPRRSIIVADRRLPPGWQKHFTQRKAGTSAGKWDVLFLHKSSGKKFRSKNDIRAFMENQGQFDFDPEKFDFCIHRKKKNQSQKVKQDIVVDTPKKIKTLLPKTKATPITENSLPVPPSTPVTTLLSTSSTSIKDGAVFIGGLRVEMEDSAYKCPKQGCSKTFRKENLLQMHIKHYHPEYSKFLGSTPNVADLAYARTIGESVEDIIPKKSNNLLEKCNKFGKRKFIQDKSLYVSSSSVTNTLQPISPTAIVPTTVETEDEVDQMEKSNDVQTDDIKMDRMSPSSSHSLDMDDEIEQKQEDTCAMSPGTLFDMKIREEKTQSGIKTLLPVRPAMSSEAQRIDRSKSLDEAIHIDKIKGQRKRQLSEYSSDALNRSKRRHEFPDEYGDLDDSTMDIEGAGPTTPTYRYSRRKSDSKSDENSQSKNEGVMMMINGEMVKVEQLRREEIINCTCGFMEEDGLMIQCDLCLCWQHGHCNAIEKERDVPEKYVCFICRNPYRQRLSKKYFHDQDWIKEGKLPTLSSRTKNQHRVNQRTAMLKRSYDLVAALLHIQQVLHSLRVKINVAQKKDHPKLYLWAKNWEKVEVPKPNVTLVPIMEIMKVGKECTDIPSEGFHRTEVKTEAKFSLRDDHDEKSIASDSELMKILEEDNITPDESKINGKKEDIIHQTKSNILLDALTKNDTSEGKYTNSLPSEVKTDTDLLTNQSDIYENNVSPTTISANHMHEELNEHEMSAPLQPFIPQPEAPIDPGECRMRLLEHIEHFQHHIDAKLTFIEAEVCALEAMDPEDTSTLDVEPRTKQTVQMLVRDLNTVRKLAALCRI, from the exons ATGAAGCGACGACGTGTAGCGTCGCATGTTAAAAGGATATCGCTTGTGAGAACAATGAGAATGGCGCGCAAATGTTGCGTGCGTAGCTGTGAGGCCGATGTGCAAGATGCGCGTGCTAAAGGGTTACCGCTTCATAAATTTccaaaagatattaatttaagaAACAGATGGTTGACTAGTGGTGGATTCGAAGCGAGCTTTAAACCTTCACCAGGTCAGGTTGTTTGTCATAGACACTTCAAACGAGCCGACTACGAAGCTGCTAAAGGACATAAATTACTTCTACGTAAGGGCAGCGTTCCGTCGGTTTTTGCAGACTATGACAATCATCCAG ATCCTGTAATTATGTCTGTAAAATCATCAACTTCTTATGCACAGGAAGATTTAGATCTTATTAATTCTGAAATTCTGAACTTAGAACAATCTACCTCTTCACTGAATTCTGGTCTCAAAACATTAAAGTCTAATAATTGTGGAGAAACATGTTCTTCTCGACCAGAACCATCAGTTAATTCCTTCAATTTACTAGATTCAACAGAATTACTTGATAATGGATATAGGACCTGTAGTGTGAAACAAGAAAATGTATGTACTGTGCAACaagagataaataaaaattcagaaATAGAAGTGAATACTATGGCAGTGCAATTAGGCATTGTTGAATCTGATATAGCAATAAAACATATACAAAAAGATTTGGCCATTAAAGAGGAACTGAAAAGTATGGAAGTCGaagatgaaaaaatatttgataaaccAGAAGAATTAAAAccaaaaatttttaatcgagGTGGACTAAAATTTTTTCCTGGAGCCAAATTGGAAGCAAAagatttcaatgaaaaatg GTATTCAGCAAAAGTAGTTGAAACTGATTGGGATGAACGAGAAGTATTGATACGTTTTGACAAGTGGAGTTCAAGGTTTGATGAATGGATACCAATGGATAGTTCAAGATTACGTGTATTGCAAACACAATCAAA CGAACAAACCTGGAATCTACCATCTCA GGaaacaaaaatgaaagatttttCAATGGGAGAAAGGATACTTGCTACGTGGGCTGATGGTAGAAAATATCCAGCTAAAGTAAATGCCGTCTTAGGAAACG ATAGATATGATGTACTGTTTGATGATGGATATACAAAGACAATTAAATCGtcaaaaatgacaaaaatcgCTACAACAGTCACAAAG CAAACTAGTCAAACTGAAGAATATATAGGAAGCAAGCAAGAAAGAAGAgataagaaaagaaagcaTACAGTGATGGAGTTATTTCATACACATTATAGAAGACGTTCAAAAAATGAAAcagataaattaataaaaaaggaaggaaTTATAGTTAATGAAAATGTAGAATGCTTTtcggaaaataaaattgatttagATGGAACTTTATTTGGGCCTTGCTATGATCCAGGCACAGATTTATTACGTGGGTTTGACACCAATGTATCTAAAATGAAAGCTTATcctaaaaaaagtaaaaaggaaGTATCTAAGAGTGAAATAGATCAAGTAGAAGATGTGGGTCCCGAATGGATTGATGGAGAACCTCAGGGAACTGAATCTTATATAGTGGATGGAAATGATG GACCACGTCGATCAATAATAGTTGCAGACAGAAGATTACCACCTGGATGGCAAAAACATTTTACTCAAAGAAAAGCTGGTACATCAGCTGGAAAATGGGATGTCTTATTTCTTCATAAATCAAGTGGAAAAAAATTTAGATCAAAAAATGATATTAGggcatttatggaaaatcaGGGGCAATTCGACTTTGATCcagaaaaatttgatttttgcattcatcgaaaaaagaaaaatcaaagtCAAAAAGTAAAACAAGATATCGTTGTGGATACTCCAAAAAAGATTAAGACTTTATTGCCTAAAACAAAGGCAACACCAATAACTGAGAATTCTTTACCTGTTCCCCCAAGTACACCAGTTACAACATTATTATCTACATCAAGTACATCTATTAAAGATGGTG CTGTTTTTATTGGTGGACTTCGAGTAGAAATGGAGGACAGTGCTTATAAATGTCCGAAACAAGGGTGTAGTAAAACATTTAGGAAGGAAAATCTTCTACAAATGCATATAAAACATTATCATCCAgaatattcgaaatttttgGGATCTACGCCAAATGTTGCAGATTTAGCTTATGCAAGAACAATTGGGGAATCTGTTGAAGATATTATTCCAAAAAAGTCAAATAATTTGTTAGAAAAGTGCAATAAATTTGGGAagagaaaatttattcaaGATAAATCATTGTATGTTTCATCATCTTCTGTAACAAATACTCTTCAACCTATATCGCCAACAGCAATTGTACCAACAACAGTAGAAACAGAGGATGAAGTAGACCAAATGGAAAAATCCAATGATGTGCAAACAGACGATATTAAAATGGATAGAATGTCTCCAAGTTCTAGTCATAGTTTAGATATGGATGATGAAATTGAACAAAAACAGGAAGATACGTGTGCAATGTCACCAGGAACACTATTTGATATGAAAattagggaagaaaaaacGCAAAGTGGCATTAAGACACTTCTTCCGGTAAGACCAGCCATGTCTTCAGAAGCACAGCGAATTGATAGATCAAAGTCTTTAGATGAAGCTATTCATATCGACAAAATAAAAGGTCAAAGGAAACGACAATTATCAGAATATAGTTCTGATGCATTAAACAGAAGTAAAAGGCGACATG AATTTCCGGATGAGTATGGTGATTTAGATGATAGTACTATGGATATAGAAGGAGCAGGACCGACTACACCCACGTATAGGTATAGTCGCAGAAAATCAGATTCAAAATCAGATGAAAATAGCCAAAGTA AGAATGAAGGAGTTATGATGATGATCAATGGTGAAATGGTGAAAGTGGAGCAGCTTCGTAgggaagaaataataaattgcacTTGTGGATTTATGGAAGAAGATGGTTTAATGATTCAATGCGACCTTTGTTTGTGTTGGCAACATGGTCACTGCAATGCAATAGAAAAGGAGAGGGATGTACCTGAGAAATatgtttgttttatttgtCGGAATCCATATCGGCAACGATTAtccaaaaaatattttcatgatCAAGATTGGATAAAGGAAGGGAAGCTACCAACATTATCTAGCCGAACAAAAAATCAGCATCGAGTTAATCAAAGAACAGCTATGTTAAAACGTTCTTATGATCTAGTTGCTGCTCTTTTACACATTCAGCAAGTTTTACACAGTTTAAGAGTAAAAATCAATGTAGCTCA AAAGAAAGATCATCCAAAGCTATATCTGTGGGCCAAAAATTGGGAAAAAGTTGAAGTACCAAAACCAAATGTTACACTAGTACCAATCATGGAGATTATGAAAGTAGGAAAAGAATGTACAGATATTCCAAGTGAAGGTTTTCATCGAACTGAAGTAAAAACGGAAGCAAAGTTCAGTTTAAGAGATGATCATGATGAAAAGTCGATAGCCTCAGATTCAGAATTAATGAAGATATTAGAAGAAGATAATATAACTCCAGATGAATCTAAAATTAACGGCAAAAAGGAAGATATTATACATCAAACTAAAAGTAATATTCTTCTCGATGCACTTACGAAAAATGATACTTCAGAAGGAAAATATACAAACTCATTACCTTCAGAGGTGAAAACAGATACag ATTTGTTAACCAATCAATCAGATATATACGAGAATAACGTATCACCGACAACTATATCAGCGAATCACATGCATGAAGAACTAAATGAACATGAAATGTCAGCACCGTTGCAACCTTTCATACCACAACCAGAAGCGCCAATTGACCCAGGAGAATGTCGAATGCGATTATTAGAACACATAGAACATTTTCAGCATCATATAGATGcaaaattaacatttatcgAGGCAGAAGTTTGTG CTTTAGAAGCTATGGATCCTGAAGATACATCTACCTTAGATGTTGAGCCCCGAACTAAACAAACGGTTCAAATGCTTGTTCGAGATTTAAACACCGTACGAAAATTAGCTGCTTTATgtcgaatataa